One window of Planctomycetia bacterium genomic DNA carries:
- a CDS encoding Hsp20/alpha crystallin family protein, whose product MSLQGVRDEFDRLLDRVWHGGLSTAPLDGQDWAPAIDFVETPDFFQLRVEVPGMTAEEIDVSILQNVLTIKGSKKPADTPKEGERRLRSECRFGSFHRRIELPAPVKDGDVTASCRDGILRLTLPKKAEAKGQSVKVTS is encoded by the coding sequence ATGTCTTTGCAGGGTGTGCGGGACGAATTCGATCGGCTGCTGGATCGCGTCTGGCACGGCGGGCTCTCGACCGCGCCGCTCGACGGCCAGGACTGGGCGCCGGCGATTGACTTCGTTGAAACGCCCGACTTCTTCCAGCTTCGCGTCGAAGTGCCGGGCATGACGGCGGAGGAGATCGACGTCTCCATTCTGCAAAATGTGCTAACGATCAAGGGAAGCAAGAAGCCCGCCGATACGCCGAAGGAAGGCGAGCGGCGGCTCCGCTCGGAATGTCGCTTCGGGAGCTTTCATCGTCGCATCGAGTTGCCCGCGCCGGTCAAGGATGGCGATGTGACCGCGAGTTGTCGCGACGGCATACTTCGACTGACCCTGCCGAAGAAGGCCGAGGCCAAAGGGCAAAGCGTGAAGGTGACTTCGTAA
- the gcvH gene encoding glycine cleavage system protein GcvH — translation MGVPTDRRYLKSHEWHKLDGDICTIGITRFAADELTDITYVSLPKVGKELTAGKPLGEIESVKATSDLYTGVSGVVTEVNGKLGDAPELVNNDSFGDGWLVKVKLSDPSQVEKLMTAQQYDAQIAG, via the coding sequence GTGGGCGTTCCAACTGACAGACGATATCTGAAGTCGCACGAGTGGCACAAGCTCGACGGCGACATTTGCACCATCGGCATCACCAGGTTCGCGGCCGACGAGCTGACGGACATCACCTATGTTTCGCTCCCCAAAGTCGGCAAGGAGCTGACGGCGGGCAAGCCGCTGGGGGAGATCGAGTCGGTCAAAGCGACGAGCGATCTATACACCGGCGTCTCGGGCGTGGTGACGGAGGTCAACGGAAAGCTCGGCGACGCACCGGAACTCGTCAACAACGACTCATTCGGCGATGGCTGGCTGGTCAAGGTGAAACTGTCCGATCCGTCTCAGGTTGAGAAACTCATGACCGCCCAACAGTACGACGCCCAGATCGCCGGTTAG
- the rho gene encoding transcription termination factor Rho, which produces MNDSNNAVTGTLEVSEKGGCGYLRDPARNYAVGPHDPQINRDVLSRFKLRGGESLTATLNRGKKGKGPPFIDRIESISGLPPAQYASLKPFEELSVVHPTEQLRFETKGGPMSTRIVDLLAPIGKGQRGLIVAPPRTGKTVLLQQMAEGIRENHPEIFLMMLLIDERPEEVTEMKRIVCKEGSGWQHGSPEVVYSSNDHDAKSHGRISRMMIEKAKRHLELGEDVLILLDSLTRLGRAFNNLVGSSGRTMTGGLDVRALEHPKQMFGSARKIENGGSLTIIASVLIETGSRMDDFIFQEFKGTGNMELVLSRELANMRIWPAMNLSESGTRKEELLLGQVNYDKMSKIRRRLLNMPATKQMETMLEELKKHETNEDFLKFLA; this is translated from the coding sequence ATGAATGATTCCAACAACGCCGTGACCGGCACGCTCGAAGTGAGTGAAAAAGGCGGCTGCGGCTACTTGCGCGATCCGGCCCGTAATTACGCGGTCGGTCCCCACGACCCACAGATCAATCGCGACGTTCTCTCGCGGTTCAAGCTTCGCGGCGGCGAGTCGCTGACGGCCACCTTGAATCGCGGCAAGAAGGGCAAGGGCCCGCCGTTCATTGATCGCATCGAGTCCATCAGCGGCTTGCCGCCTGCGCAGTATGCATCCCTGAAGCCGTTCGAGGAACTGTCCGTCGTACACCCGACGGAACAACTTCGCTTCGAGACCAAGGGCGGCCCGATGTCCACGCGCATCGTCGATCTGCTCGCGCCGATTGGCAAGGGACAGCGCGGCCTCATCGTCGCGCCCCCGCGCACCGGCAAGACCGTCCTGCTCCAGCAGATGGCCGAAGGCATTCGCGAGAATCATCCCGAGATCTTCCTGATGATGTTGCTCATCGACGAGCGGCCCGAGGAAGTCACCGAGATGAAGCGCATCGTCTGCAAGGAAGGCAGCGGCTGGCAGCACGGTTCCCCCGAAGTCGTCTATTCCAGCAACGATCACGACGCCAAGAGCCACGGCCGCATCAGCCGCATGATGATCGAAAAGGCCAAGCGCCATCTGGAGCTCGGCGAAGACGTGCTCATCCTGCTCGACTCGCTGACGCGCCTCGGGCGAGCCTTCAACAATCTCGTCGGCTCCAGCGGGCGAACGATGACCGGCGGTCTCGACGTTCGGGCGTTGGAGCACCCCAAGCAGATGTTCGGCTCGGCAAGAAAAATCGAAAACGGCGGCAGCCTCACCATCATTGCCTCGGTCCTCATCGAGACCGGCAGCCGCATGGACGACTTCATCTTTCAGGAGTTCAAGGGCACCGGCAACATGGAACTCGTACTCTCGCGCGAACTGGCCAACATGCGCATCTGGCCGGCGATGAACCTCTCCGAGAGCGGCACGCGCAAGGAAGAGCTTCTCCTGGGTCAGGTGAACTACGACAAGATGTCCAAGATTCGCCGCAGGCTCCTCAACATGCCGGCCACCAAGCAGATGGAAACCATGCTCGAAGAACTCAAGAAGCATGAGACCAACGAAGACTTCCTGAAGTTTCTGGCATAG
- a CDS encoding DUF1801 domain-containing protein — protein sequence MPVHKDILAYNAAQSAGDKRICSALAKAIEAHLPAGGAAKENKIWHRHPVWFLDGNPIVGYSKLKDSVRLLFWSGQSFEEPGLADEGSFKAAEARYTSVDQIIAADLKRWLKKSAKIQWDYKNIVKRRGKLLRLK from the coding sequence ATGCCGGTTCACAAGGACATCCTCGCATACAACGCAGCGCAATCCGCCGGGGACAAGCGCATCTGCAGCGCGCTGGCCAAGGCCATCGAAGCGCACCTTCCCGCCGGCGGCGCGGCGAAGGAGAACAAGATCTGGCACCGGCACCCGGTCTGGTTTCTCGACGGCAACCCGATCGTCGGCTACAGCAAGCTGAAGGACAGCGTTCGCCTGCTGTTTTGGAGCGGCCAGTCGTTTGAAGAGCCCGGTCTCGCGGACGAAGGCAGTTTCAAGGCCGCCGAGGCGCGGTACACATCGGTCGATCAGATTATCGCCGCGGACCTTAAGCGGTGGCTCAAGAAGTCCGCGAAGATTCAGTGGGACTATAAGAACATCGTGAAACGCAGGGGCAAGCTCCTGCGATTGAAATAG
- a CDS encoding acylphosphatase encodes MEPGPRIRTTVWFSGRVQGVGFRYTACGVARHFEISGYVQNLPDGRVEAVIEGGHGEVERFLAALRSEMHGNIRGEQRQDSSATGEYVGFDVRH; translated from the coding sequence ATGGAGCCCGGCCCCCGGATTCGAACGACTGTCTGGTTCAGTGGGCGCGTGCAGGGCGTGGGCTTTCGCTACACGGCGTGCGGCGTTGCCCGGCACTTCGAGATCAGCGGTTATGTGCAGAATCTTCCCGACGGCCGCGTAGAAGCGGTCATCGAGGGAGGGCACGGGGAAGTAGAGCGATTTCTGGCGGCGCTGCGGTCGGAGATGCACGGCAACATTCGCGGTGAACAGCGCCAGGACTCCTCGGCGACGGGTGAGTACGTCGGATTCGACGTACGTCATTAA
- a CDS encoding DNA alkylation repair protein, producing the protein MTAKEILSELKSLGRDSYKKVLLNHGVAEPVFGVKIEEMKKIVKRVKKDYRLALDLYDTGVYDAMYLAGLIADDAKMTKKDLERWLAKATSDALAQFTIAWVAAESPHGRELALKWIDSPKENTATAGWSTLSGLVAIKADADLDLAELKRLLQRVQKTIHDAPNLVRYAMNSFVICVGSYVKPLSELALQTAAKIGPVSVDLGNTACKVPGAVEYIRKVEKRGTIGKKRKTVKC; encoded by the coding sequence ATGACCGCCAAGGAAATCCTCTCCGAGCTTAAATCGCTGGGCCGCGACAGCTACAAGAAGGTCCTGCTCAATCACGGCGTCGCCGAACCGGTCTTCGGCGTGAAGATCGAGGAAATGAAAAAGATCGTGAAGCGCGTCAAGAAGGACTACCGCCTCGCCCTCGATCTCTACGACACCGGCGTGTACGACGCCATGTATCTGGCCGGGCTCATCGCCGACGACGCGAAGATGACGAAGAAGGACCTCGAGCGCTGGCTGGCGAAGGCCACTTCGGACGCGCTGGCGCAGTTCACTATCGCCTGGGTGGCGGCGGAGAGCCCGCACGGGCGGGAGCTGGCGCTCAAGTGGATCGACTCGCCCAAGGAAAACACGGCGACGGCCGGTTGGTCGACGCTCTCAGGACTGGTGGCGATTAAGGCCGACGCGGACCTCGATCTCGCGGAGCTCAAGCGCCTGCTGCAGCGCGTGCAGAAGACCATCCACGATGCGCCCAACCTCGTCCGCTACGCGATGAACAGTTTCGTGATCTGCGTCGGGAGCTACGTCAAGCCGCTAAGCGAACTTGCCCTGCAAACGGCGGCGAAGATCGGGCCCGTCTCGGTGGATCTGGGCAATACGGCGTGCAAAGTGCCCGGTGCGGTGGAGTACATTCGGAAGGTTGAGAAGCGCGGGACGATTGGGAAGAAGCGGAAGACGGTGAAGTGCTGA
- a CDS encoding RNA methyltransferase — MESDAIITSAANPRIKDLARLRAHRGKTAGDLILVDGPREIDRAVGAGVQLVEAFYCPAALKPETKAALERCRGRGAKCIEVAAHVLEKISYGDRRDGLVVTAARPRRRLADLRITPTSLIAVIEAVEKPGNLGAILRSADGAGVDAIIVADAATDVFSPNVIRASTGIVFSLPVFEAAVADVHNLLQSNGVQLVAAAPDAKTHYTDIDFRKPSAVILGSEAKGLSAIWRDLGVMTAKIPMMGRADSLNVGTTAALFFYEARRQRGAVS, encoded by the coding sequence ATGGAATCTGACGCGATCATCACCAGCGCCGCGAACCCTCGCATCAAGGACCTCGCGAGATTGCGCGCCCATCGCGGTAAGACTGCGGGAGACTTGATCCTCGTCGACGGCCCGCGAGAGATCGACCGCGCGGTCGGCGCCGGCGTCCAACTCGTTGAAGCCTTTTACTGCCCAGCCGCGCTCAAGCCCGAGACCAAGGCCGCCCTGGAACGGTGTCGCGGGCGCGGCGCCAAGTGCATTGAAGTGGCCGCCCACGTCCTTGAAAAGATCAGCTACGGCGATCGTCGCGACGGGCTGGTCGTGACGGCCGCTCGGCCGAGGCGTCGTCTCGCGGACCTGCGAATCACCCCCACTTCGCTGATCGCCGTGATCGAAGCCGTCGAAAAGCCCGGCAATCTCGGGGCGATCCTCCGAAGCGCGGACGGCGCCGGAGTGGACGCGATCATCGTTGCCGACGCCGCCACGGACGTTTTCAGCCCAAACGTCATCCGGGCCAGCACGGGGATTGTCTTCAGCCTGCCGGTCTTTGAGGCTGCCGTGGCCGATGTGCACAATCTACTGCAAAGTAATGGCGTCCAGCTCGTTGCCGCCGCGCCGGATGCGAAGACGCACTACACGGACATCGACTTTCGAAAGCCGTCGGCCGTCATTCTGGGCTCAGAGGCAAAGGGGCTCTCGGCGATTTGGCGGGATTTAGGCGTCATGACGGCTAAGATTCCCATGATGGGCAGGGCCGACAGCCTGAATGTCGGCACCACCGCGGCGCTTTTTTTCTACGAGGCCAGGCGACAGCGCGGCGCGGTATCATAG
- the gcvP gene encoding aminomethyl-transferring glycine dehydrogenase, whose amino-acid sequence MLSVENSRSVLAPSDTFVHRHNGPSAADVQDMLTLIGCASLDALVDETVPASIRLKKPLALGGPRGEHELLNELRGIASKNELHRSLLGMGYYDCITPPVIQRNILENPGWYTQYTPYQAEIAQGRLEALLNFQTMVTDLTALPMANASLLDEATAAAEAMAMCRAIAGEGGARPAFLVADDCHPQTIAVIQTRARPLGVEVVVGPVEGFDFAAGQAFGVLLQYPTTDGRIVDYTSVIASAHQSGVVVVMATDLLALTLLRPPGELGADIAVGSTQRFGVPLGFGGPHAAFMSCKDDLKRHLPGRIIGVSKDVHGRSAFRLAIQTREQHIRREKATSNICTAQVLLAIMAGMYAVYHGPSGLRRIAERVRAYTAALAAGLQRAGHDLGDADYFDTLRVRLHGGGAEARKVLAAAAKERINLRDFGDGSIGLSLDELTDRGEVARVLSCFGIKASAESVDDLLSAGDTEIPDAFVRQSGYLTHSVFNSYHSETEMLRYIFRLQSRDLSLAHSMIPLGSCTMKLNATSEMLPVTWPEFSRLHPFAPKAQTRGYAELFKQLETWLAEITGFDAVSLQPNAGSQGEYTGLLVIRAYHESRGQGHRGICLIPTSAHGTNPASAVTAGMTVVAVACDANGNIDVADLKAKAAEHADKLAAIMVTYPSTHGVFEESIREICEVVHRHGGQVYLDGANMNAQVGLCRPGDIGADVCHLNLHKTFCIPHGGGGPGMGPIGVAKHLSPFLPGHPVSGVDGAGDQAIGPVSAAPYGSPSILTISWVYIALMGAEGLKRATQIAILNANYMASQLERHYDVLYRGKNRRVAHEFILDCRGFEKTAGVKVEDIAKRLMDYGFHAPTMSFPVPGTLMIEPTESESRAELDRFCDAMISIREEIRAVEEGRADRQDNPLKHAPFTSDAVMATEWTHPFRREQAAFPLPWVRERKFWPYVGRIDNVWGDRNLFCTCPSGESLAK is encoded by the coding sequence ATGCTTTCGGTAGAAAATTCCCGCAGCGTGCTGGCCCCCTCGGATACCTTTGTTCACCGCCACAACGGCCCCAGCGCGGCGGATGTCCAGGATATGCTCACGCTCATCGGCTGTGCCTCGCTGGATGCACTGGTCGACGAGACCGTTCCCGCCTCGATTCGTCTGAAGAAGCCGCTGGCGCTGGGCGGTCCGCGCGGGGAGCACGAACTCTTGAACGAGCTGCGCGGCATCGCCTCGAAAAACGAGCTGCATCGCAGCCTGCTCGGCATGGGCTACTACGACTGCATCACGCCGCCGGTCATTCAGCGAAACATTCTGGAGAACCCCGGCTGGTACACGCAGTACACACCGTACCAGGCGGAGATCGCCCAGGGTCGATTAGAGGCTCTGCTGAATTTCCAGACGATGGTGACCGATCTGACCGCGCTGCCGATGGCCAATGCCTCGCTGCTCGACGAAGCGACGGCCGCCGCCGAGGCGATGGCCATGTGCCGGGCCATTGCCGGTGAGGGCGGCGCAAGGCCGGCATTCCTCGTGGCGGATGATTGTCACCCTCAGACCATCGCCGTCATCCAGACACGTGCCCGACCGCTGGGCGTCGAAGTCGTTGTCGGCCCGGTGGAGGGATTTGATTTTGCCGCCGGCCAGGCATTCGGAGTGCTGCTTCAGTATCCGACTACGGACGGGCGCATCGTTGACTACACGTCGGTCATCGCCTCCGCGCACCAGTCCGGGGTTGTTGTTGTGATGGCGACGGATCTGCTGGCGCTGACCTTGCTTCGGCCGCCGGGAGAGCTCGGCGCGGACATCGCGGTCGGTTCGACGCAGCGATTCGGCGTGCCGCTCGGCTTCGGCGGCCCGCACGCGGCGTTTATGTCCTGCAAGGATGATCTCAAGCGGCACTTGCCGGGGCGCATCATCGGTGTATCGAAGGACGTGCATGGGCGGTCGGCGTTTCGATTGGCGATCCAGACGCGCGAGCAGCACATCCGCCGGGAAAAAGCGACGAGTAATATCTGCACGGCACAGGTTCTCCTGGCGATCATGGCGGGGATGTACGCCGTTTATCACGGGCCCAGCGGACTTCGACGCATCGCCGAGCGCGTCCGTGCCTATACGGCGGCACTCGCGGCCGGATTGCAACGAGCCGGCCACGATTTGGGAGACGCCGACTACTTCGACACGCTGCGTGTTCGCCTGCACGGCGGTGGGGCGGAGGCCCGAAAAGTACTCGCGGCCGCGGCCAAAGAGCGGATCAACCTGCGCGACTTCGGCGACGGCTCGATTGGCCTGAGTCTCGACGAACTCACCGATCGGGGTGAGGTGGCGAGGGTATTGAGTTGCTTTGGCATTAAAGCCTCGGCCGAGTCCGTGGATGACCTGCTCAGCGCCGGTGATACCGAGATTCCCGATGCTTTCGTGCGGCAGAGCGGTTATCTCACCCATTCGGTGTTCAACAGTTACCACAGCGAAACCGAGATGCTTCGCTACATTTTCCGACTGCAGTCGCGCGATTTGTCTTTGGCTCATTCGATGATCCCGCTGGGTTCATGCACCATGAAGCTGAACGCGACATCCGAGATGTTGCCGGTGACGTGGCCGGAGTTTTCCAGGCTGCATCCCTTCGCCCCCAAGGCGCAGACAAGGGGTTACGCCGAACTGTTCAAACAATTGGAGACGTGGCTTGCGGAGATTACGGGTTTCGATGCGGTTAGCCTTCAGCCTAACGCCGGGTCACAAGGCGAGTACACCGGGCTGCTTGTCATTCGTGCGTATCACGAGAGTCGCGGGCAAGGGCATCGCGGCATTTGTCTCATTCCGACTTCGGCGCACGGCACCAATCCCGCCAGCGCCGTCACGGCCGGCATGACCGTCGTCGCCGTCGCCTGCGATGCCAACGGCAACATCGACGTCGCCGATCTGAAGGCCAAGGCGGCCGAGCACGCCGACAAGCTGGCCGCGATCATGGTGACATATCCTTCGACACACGGCGTGTTTGAAGAGTCGATCCGGGAGATCTGCGAGGTTGTGCATCGGCATGGCGGGCAGGTCTATCTGGACGGCGCAAATATGAACGCCCAGGTCGGTCTGTGTCGGCCGGGCGACATCGGCGCCGACGTCTGTCATCTCAATCTGCACAAGACGTTTTGCATTCCCCACGGCGGCGGGGGGCCGGGCATGGGGCCGATCGGCGTGGCGAAGCATCTTTCGCCTTTCCTGCCGGGCCATCCGGTGTCGGGCGTGGACGGCGCCGGCGATCAGGCGATCGGGCCGGTTTCCGCCGCGCCCTACGGCAGCCCGAGCATCCTGACGATTTCGTGGGTTTATATCGCTCTGATGGGCGCGGAGGGCCTCAAGCGGGCCACGCAGATCGCCATTCTGAATGCCAACTACATGGCATCGCAACTGGAGCGGCACTACGACGTGCTCTATCGCGGCAAGAATCGCCGAGTCGCACACGAGTTCATTCTCGATTGTCGCGGCTTCGAGAAGACGGCCGGCGTCAAGGTCGAAGACATCGCCAAGCGGCTGATGGACTATGGCTTTCACGCGCCGACGATGTCCTTCCCCGTACCGGGCACGTTGATGATCGAGCCGACTGAGAGCGAGTCGCGCGCGGAGCTGGATCGCTTCTGCGACGCGATGATCTCCATTCGCGAAGAGATTCGCGCGGTCGAGGAGGGCCGGGCCGATCGGCAGGACAATCCGCTGAAGCATGCCCCGTTCACGTCTGATGCGGTGATGGCGACGGAGTGGACGCATCCATTCCGCCGGGAGCAGGCGGCGTTCCCGTTGCCCTGGGTCCGCGAACGTAAGTTCTGGCCGTACGTCGGCCGCATCGACAACGTCTGGGGAGATCGAAACCTCTTCTGCACTTGCCCGAGCGGTGAGAGCCTCGCGAAATAG
- a CDS encoding zinc-binding dehydrogenase: MKAARYHKTGGPEVIQFEDVPDPKAGIGEAVVRVRAAAINRLDIFLRSGASGMPGFSMPHTGGFDIAGEVAEVGDGVDAAWLGKPVVVDARVTGPASRGRLDIIGTARPGGFAEKVLVPAHCLRPKPENYSYEEAAAFGCVYLTAFRGLAACASVNPGEVVLVQAGSGGAGTAAIQTAKAMGATVITTAGSDEKCAKAKELLGCDHAVNYKTQDFVKVVKDVTGGRGADVAFDPVWGSTAQKTLDSLALGARWIVIGMVGGLDAKITLTNLLFREVTLRGVIEFYADADQITQAWSMAHRDVVRPIIAKTFPLADLGAAQRTMESGDFFGKIVVIP, from the coding sequence ATGAAAGCAGCCCGTTACCACAAAACCGGCGGTCCCGAAGTCATCCAGTTTGAAGACGTTCCCGATCCCAAGGCGGGGATCGGCGAGGCCGTCGTGCGCGTCCGCGCCGCGGCGATCAATCGGCTCGACATCTTCCTGCGCTCCGGCGCGTCCGGCATGCCCGGCTTTTCGATGCCCCATACCGGCGGGTTCGACATCGCCGGTGAAGTGGCCGAAGTCGGCGACGGCGTCGATGCTGCCTGGCTCGGTAAGCCCGTCGTCGTCGACGCCCGCGTCACAGGCCCTGCCTCGCGCGGTCGGCTGGACATCATCGGCACCGCGCGGCCCGGCGGCTTCGCCGAGAAGGTGCTCGTCCCGGCACACTGCCTGCGACCCAAGCCGGAGAACTACTCCTATGAAGAGGCCGCTGCATTCGGCTGCGTCTATCTCACCGCCTTTCGCGGCCTCGCCGCCTGCGCTTCGGTAAACCCCGGCGAAGTCGTACTGGTACAGGCGGGCAGCGGCGGCGCGGGCACGGCAGCGATCCAGACGGCCAAGGCCATGGGGGCGACGGTCATCACCACCGCCGGCAGCGATGAAAAGTGCGCCAAGGCCAAGGAGCTGCTCGGCTGCGACCACGCCGTAAACTACAAGACGCAGGACTTCGTCAAAGTGGTGAAGGACGTGACCGGCGGTCGCGGGGCCGATGTCGCGTTTGATCCCGTCTGGGGGAGCACCGCACAGAAGACGCTGGACAGCCTGGCCCTCGGGGCGCGCTGGATCGTGATCGGCATGGTCGGCGGCCTCGACGCGAAGATCACCCTGACGAATCTCCTCTTTCGCGAAGTCACGCTGCGCGGCGTGATCGAGTTCTACGCCGATGCGGACCAGATCACGCAGGCCTGGTCCATGGCCCACCGCGACGTGGTCCGGCCGATCATCGCGAAGACATTTCCCCTTGCCGACCTCGGCGCGGCCCAGCGCACGATGGAGTCCGGTGACTTTTTCGGGAAGATCGTCGTCATTCCCTAG
- the gcvT gene encoding glycine cleavage system aminomethyltransferase GcvT, with amino-acid sequence MLRTALYEAHKRLGARLIDFGGWEMPVMYRGINDEHAYTRTASSIFDVSHMGRLNFTGPDVEALLQHVCTRNVSKLKVGRSGYSHVCNEHGGILDDVIVSRYEDRWLMVCNAGNRPKIVAHLQRHMQGRNVKLDDTTEKTVMVAIQGPATMELFTKHLPIKIGDMGRYGFVTGSYMGQKYSVFRSGYTGEDGLEVVLGAATGALVWDFLTKEGDGDRVTIKPAGLGARDTLRLEAGMPLYGHELNEAIDPLSAGCGWCVDLEKDFLGAAALRVIAAEGPKRKMTGMVLEGKRIARQGARVFSGGAEVGVVTSGTLSPTLGKSIAMAYVDSALSNVGQSLELEIKEEKVPATVVALPFYKRQG; translated from the coding sequence ATGCTAAGAACCGCACTGTATGAAGCACATAAACGCCTGGGCGCCCGGCTGATTGATTTCGGCGGCTGGGAAATGCCGGTCATGTACCGCGGCATCAACGACGAGCACGCCTACACGCGCACCGCCAGCAGCATCTTCGACGTGTCGCACATGGGCCGGCTGAACTTCACCGGGCCGGACGTCGAAGCATTGCTCCAGCACGTCTGCACGCGCAATGTCTCCAAGCTGAAGGTGGGGCGCAGCGGCTACAGCCACGTGTGCAACGAGCATGGCGGCATCCTCGACGATGTCATCGTATCACGCTACGAAGACCGCTGGCTGATGGTCTGCAATGCGGGTAATCGCCCGAAGATCGTCGCGCATCTTCAGCGCCACATGCAGGGTCGCAACGTCAAGCTGGACGACACTACCGAGAAGACGGTGATGGTGGCGATTCAGGGCCCGGCGACGATGGAACTCTTCACCAAGCACCTGCCGATCAAGATCGGCGACATGGGTCGTTACGGTTTCGTGACCGGCAGCTACATGGGGCAGAAGTACAGCGTCTTTCGCAGCGGCTACACCGGCGAGGACGGGCTGGAGGTCGTGCTCGGCGCGGCGACCGGCGCCTTGGTCTGGGATTTTCTCACCAAAGAGGGCGACGGCGATCGGGTGACGATCAAGCCGGCCGGCCTCGGCGCGCGGGATACGCTGCGCCTCGAGGCGGGGATGCCGCTCTATGGGCACGAGCTGAATGAAGCGATTGATCCGCTTTCGGCGGGATGCGGATGGTGTGTCGATCTGGAGAAGGATTTCCTCGGGGCCGCGGCGCTGCGCGTCATCGCCGCCGAGGGGCCGAAGCGCAAGATGACGGGCATGGTGCTTGAGGGCAAGCGCATCGCGCGACAGGGGGCTCGCGTTTTCTCCGGCGGCGCGGAAGTGGGTGTCGTGACGAGCGGCACGCTGAGCCCGACGCTGGGCAAGTCGATTGCCATGGCCTACGTAGATTCGGCATTGTCGAATGTCGGGCAATCGCTGGAACTGGAGATCAAGGAAGAAAAGGTGCCGGCGACGGTGGTCGCGCTACCGTTCTACAAGCGGCAGGGCTAG
- a CDS encoding DNA alkylation repair protein, translated as MTVKDVLAKLKSLGNDARRKHNAKVGPDGITPPANQFGVPMGDIRAIAKKIKTDHELALALWDTGNMEAQLVAALIIKPKSLTAKDVDRLTRSTTCAQVADWLNSYVVAVHPDKDALREKWMKDKNPWAARAGWHFTASRINKAAKGKAADDLDVKALLDRLEKELPKAKPEVQWTMNNTLGAIGINHAALRKRAVAIGEKVGLYKDWPVSKGCIIPFVPVWVEAMVKRQG; from the coding sequence ATGACCGTCAAAGATGTCCTCGCAAAGCTCAAGTCACTCGGCAACGACGCTCGCCGCAAGCACAACGCCAAGGTCGGGCCTGACGGCATCACTCCGCCGGCCAATCAGTTCGGCGTGCCGATGGGCGACATCCGGGCAATCGCCAAGAAGATCAAGACCGATCACGAACTCGCGCTGGCGCTCTGGGATACCGGCAACATGGAGGCGCAGCTCGTGGCCGCGCTCATCATCAAGCCCAAGTCGCTGACCGCAAAGGACGTCGACCGCCTGACGCGCTCGACCACCTGCGCGCAGGTCGCGGACTGGCTGAACAGTTACGTTGTCGCGGTGCATCCCGACAAGGACGCCCTGCGCGAGAAGTGGATGAAGGACAAAAACCCCTGGGCTGCCCGAGCGGGCTGGCATTTCACCGCTTCGCGGATCAACAAGGCCGCCAAGGGGAAGGCCGCGGACGATTTGGACGTGAAGGCCCTGCTCGATCGCCTCGAGAAGGAGCTGCCGAAGGCCAAGCCGGAAGTGCAATGGACGATGAACAACACGCTCGGCGCCATCGGCATCAACCACGCCGCGCTACGCAAGCGTGCCGTCGCCATCGGCGAGAAGGTCGGCCTGTACAAGGACTGGCCGGTGTCGAAAGGCTGCATCATCCCCTTCGTGCCGGTGTGGGTTGAGGCGATGGTGAAGCGACAGGGATAA